A section of the Paralichthys olivaceus isolate ysfri-2021 chromosome 14, ASM2471397v2, whole genome shotgun sequence genome encodes:
- the mad2l1bp gene encoding MAD2L1-binding protein: MMQRGTDPAGTFKTMAEESEVFQSTLHCGDTEDTGDTSTINSGDNGTQRICSDTDSSSTQEQDTTREGSTLLRVPADSGSYRASAERAEQLSAEAANTRSNSERDLKDVSTENRSNSNQQSVNNAEEKENLSADIAHEEAENTSGQRGLNDSSVTASKHSITEDNDAEVERRAREQGYVNVVFPGTVTQECCCRFVSEILKCILYQRQQLPMTYDQLVYSQKKQQASMQDKDTVIRRPVQSADIDWRKCQQTLQDLEEVLQQLEVLFSLSRVPRVLLLMGGSLVLPKELYEINLEGLVLAGGDQCLRVSPCLRQLFRTLFVADLLSDTRPVRLMPTTVLVLAHRDCGVGWFRPKLQFKVPTRVRNQIIALSTDPSTCKDTRAEGSDWQDYVWFQAPMTIKGFSNSPKSGST, translated from the exons atgatgcagcGCGGCACAGACCCGGCGGGGACATTCAAAACTATGGCAGAAGAGTCTGAAGTATTTCAATCAACTTTACACTGTGGGGACACGGAGGACACAGGGGACACGTCCACCATTAACAGCGGGGACAATGGGACGCAGAGGATTTGTTCGGATACAGATTCGAGCTCCACTCAGGAGCAGGACACGACGAGGGAAGGCTCAACTTTACTCCGTGTCCCCGCAGACTCCGGTTCATACCGAGCGTCTGCGGAAAGAGCCGAACAGCTCTCAGCCGAGGCCGCGAACACACGATCAAACTCGGAAAGAGACCTGAAAGACGTCTCCACTGAAAACAGATCGAATTCAAACCAGCAGAGTGTAAACAAcgcggaggagaaggagaaccTCTCTGCAG ATATTGCCCACGAAGaagcagaaaacacatctggtcaGAGAGGTTTGAATGATTCCAGTGTGACTGCCAGTAAACACAGTATCACAGAGGACAATGATGCTGAGGTGGAGAGAAGAGCGCGGGAGCAAGGCTATGTGAACGTCGTCTTTCCCGGCACTGTGACTCAGGAATGCTGCTGTCGCTTTGTCAGCGAGATCCTTAAGTGCATTCTCTATCAGAGACAGCAACTACCCATGACGTATGACCAGCTGGTTTATTCCCAGAAGAAACAACAAGCCTCAATGCAG GATAAAGACACGGTGATTCGcagaccagtgcagtcagcagACATTGACTGGCGCAAGTGTCAGCAAACCCTTCAGGATCTGGAGGAGGtgttgcagcagctggaggtgcTTTTCTCCCTGAGCAGAGTGCCCCGCGTGCTGCTCCTAATGGGTGGCTCCCTCGTCCTGCCCAAAGAGCTGTATGAGATCAACTTGGAGGGGCTGGTGCTGGCTGGTGGGGATCAGTGTCTACGGGTGTCCCCGTGCTTAAGGCAACTGTTCCGCACGCTTTTCGTGGCGGACCTTTTGTCGGACACCAGACCTGTTCGTTTAATGCCCACCACAGTCTTAGTGCTGGCTCACAGGGATTGCGGAGTAGGCTGGTTCCGCCCTAAACTACAATTTAAAGTGCCAACTCGTGTAAGGAACCAAATTATTGCTCTTTCTACAGATCCCAGCACTTGTAAGGACACAAGGGCAGAGGGGTCAGACTGGCAGGATTATGTGTGGTTTCAGGCTCCAATGACGATCAAGGGCTTCAGCAACTCACCTAAATCGGGGAGCACATAG
- the LOC109632931 gene encoding glycine-N-acyltransferase-like protein 3 isoform X1, producing the protein MKVLNKDELKVAEGVLFKHLPKSYKVYGFLYGFNRNKPNTLEVVVDSWPDFKVIICRPDPKVSSSHRVSVGYVATWLFDLVFIFQDKLAQQLWKKVSYYSMDAQVLQEMFTEEDVLDWSTDFTVGGLDKSNEPTLKEVSSIRQVSITTFTSVHLLFLADSSHLLTPTFGSELESRISSLNLSHVDLVNKTWKFGGNEQGYNIIKHLICNFPTCCITDRQGEPVSWILVYDYGALGLLYTLPEHRGKGYAKVLVSTMAKRFNDEGHPVFCFIEEENMVSYRLFKNLGFTEDPSYRAKWFNVRV; encoded by the exons ATGAAGGTCCTGAACAAAGATGAACTAAAGGTTGCTGAAGGAGTTCTGTTCAAACACCTACCAAAAAGTTATAAG GTCTACGGCTTCCTGTATGGTTTTAACAGGAACAAACCAAATACACTGGAGGTGGTTGTTGATTCCTGGCCTGATTTTAAGGTCATCATTTGCCGACCTGATCCCAAGGTGAGTTCATCTCATCGGGTATCTGTTGGGTATGTTGCCACATGGTTGTTTGATTTAGTGTTTATTTTCCAGGACAAGCTTGCACAGCAGCTCTGGAAAAAGGTGTCATACTACAGCATGGATGCACAAGTTTTACAGGAAATGTTTACAGAAGAGGATGTACTTGACTGGAGTACAGATTTCACAGTTGGAG GACTCGACAAATCCAATGAGCCCACTCTCAAAGAAGTGTCTTCTATCAGACAAGTTTCCATCACAACCTTTACATCGGTGCATCTTCTGTTTTTGGCAGACAGCAGCCATCTCCTCACACCAACATTTGGCAG TGAGCTTGAATCAAGGATCTCATCTCTTAACCTTTCCCACGTTGACTTGGTGAATAAAACCTGGAAGTTTGGAGGAAACGAACAAGGTTATAACATTATTAAACACTTAATTTGCAACTTCCCAACATGCTGCATCACGGACAGACAGGGTGAGCCGGTGTCCTGGATCCTAGTGTATGATTACGGAGCCTTGGGCCTGTTGTACACTCTGCCAGAGCATAGGGGGAAAGGATATGCCAAAGTCCTGGTCAGCACCATGGCCAAGAGATTCAACGATGAGGGCCACCCAGTCTTCTGCTTCATAGAGGAGGAGAACATGGTCTCCTACAGGCTCTTTAAAAACCTGGGCTTTACTGAAGATCCTTCATACAGGGCGAAGTGGTTTAACGTCAGGGTTTGA
- the LOC109632931 gene encoding glycine-N-acyltransferase-like protein 3 isoform X2, whose translation MKVLNKDELKVAEGVLFKHLPKSYKVYGFLYGFNRNKPNTLEVVVDSWPDFKVIICRPDPKDKLAQQLWKKVSYYSMDAQVLQEMFTEEDVLDWSTDFTVGGLDKSNEPTLKEVSSIRQVSITTFTSVHLLFLADSSHLLTPTFGSELESRISSLNLSHVDLVNKTWKFGGNEQGYNIIKHLICNFPTCCITDRQGEPVSWILVYDYGALGLLYTLPEHRGKGYAKVLVSTMAKRFNDEGHPVFCFIEEENMVSYRLFKNLGFTEDPSYRAKWFNVRV comes from the exons ATGAAGGTCCTGAACAAAGATGAACTAAAGGTTGCTGAAGGAGTTCTGTTCAAACACCTACCAAAAAGTTATAAG GTCTACGGCTTCCTGTATGGTTTTAACAGGAACAAACCAAATACACTGGAGGTGGTTGTTGATTCCTGGCCTGATTTTAAGGTCATCATTTGCCGACCTGATCCCAAG GACAAGCTTGCACAGCAGCTCTGGAAAAAGGTGTCATACTACAGCATGGATGCACAAGTTTTACAGGAAATGTTTACAGAAGAGGATGTACTTGACTGGAGTACAGATTTCACAGTTGGAG GACTCGACAAATCCAATGAGCCCACTCTCAAAGAAGTGTCTTCTATCAGACAAGTTTCCATCACAACCTTTACATCGGTGCATCTTCTGTTTTTGGCAGACAGCAGCCATCTCCTCACACCAACATTTGGCAG TGAGCTTGAATCAAGGATCTCATCTCTTAACCTTTCCCACGTTGACTTGGTGAATAAAACCTGGAAGTTTGGAGGAAACGAACAAGGTTATAACATTATTAAACACTTAATTTGCAACTTCCCAACATGCTGCATCACGGACAGACAGGGTGAGCCGGTGTCCTGGATCCTAGTGTATGATTACGGAGCCTTGGGCCTGTTGTACACTCTGCCAGAGCATAGGGGGAAAGGATATGCCAAAGTCCTGGTCAGCACCATGGCCAAGAGATTCAACGATGAGGGCCACCCAGTCTTCTGCTTCATAGAGGAGGAGAACATGGTCTCCTACAGGCTCTTTAAAAACCTGGGCTTTACTGAAGATCCTTCATACAGGGCGAAGTGGTTTAACGTCAGGGTTTGA
- the LOC109632944 gene encoding cystatin-C, whose product MKMLVFPVLAALFAVGLGNLVGAPRDINISEAQDALDFAVAKHNSGTNDMFLRQVAEVVRVQRQVVSGNKYIITVKMAKTPCRKDRVVNEVCEIHKDPALAQPYECTFSVWSRPWIPDLQLVGEKC is encoded by the exons ATGAAGATGCTCGTCTTTCCCGTTCTCGCCGCTCTGTTCGCCGTGGGCTTAGGTAATTTGGTGGGGGCGCCGAGGGACATCAATATCAGCGAGGCGCAGGACGCCCTTGACTTCGCCGTCGCCAAACACAACAGTGGAACCAACGACATGTTCCTCAGGCAGGTGGCTGAAGTGGTCAGGGTCCAGAGACAG GTTGTCTCTGGCAACAAGTACATCATCACTGTGAAAATGGCCAAGACCCCCTGCAGAAAGGACCGTGTTGTGAATGAAGTGTGCGAGATCCACAAAGACCCAGCCCTTGCTCAG CCTTACGAGTGCACATTCAGTGTGTGGAGCCGCCCATGGATACCTGACCTCCAGCTGGTGGGGGAGAAATGCTAG